The following are from one region of the Sorghum bicolor cultivar BTx623 chromosome 2, Sorghum_bicolor_NCBIv3, whole genome shotgun sequence genome:
- the LOC110432393 gene encoding uncharacterized protein LOC110432393 encodes MARAKRAMHARRQLRDAAGKFATGMEPGGGGQGSSMDGMQPGGGGGHGYSAHGDGSKRSSSPPGGYRSGQGPSAPRCPKCLKMEKRFLKLEKQIKKLKLRQFYLGKKVWVHGSKLYDL; translated from the exons ATGGCTAGGGCCAAAAGAGCGATGCACGCGCGCCGCCAGCTGCGCGATGCTGCCGGCAAGTTTGCCACCGGGATGGAGCCGGGAGGCGGCGGCCAGGGGTCCTCTATGGACGGGATGCAGccaggaggaggcggcggccacGGATACTCCGCGCATGGAGATGGAAGCAAGAGGTCCTCCTCGCCGCCGGGAGGCTACCGCTCCGGCCAGGGTCCGTCGGCGCCGCGGTGCCCGAAGTGTTTGAAG ATGGAGAAGAGGTTTCTGAAATTGGAGAAGCAGATTAAGAAGCTGAAGCTGAGACAGTTTTATTTGGGCAAGAAAGTGTGGGTGCATGGCAGCAAGCTCTATGACTTATAG